From the genome of Bradysia coprophila strain Holo2 unplaced genomic scaffold, BU_Bcop_v1 contig_18, whole genome shotgun sequence, one region includes:
- the LOC119075105 gene encoding histone H4, producing MTGRGKGGKGLGKGGAKRHRKVLRDNIQGITKPAIRRLARRGGVKRISGLIYEETRGVLKVFLENVIRDAVTYTEHAKRKTVTAMDVVYALKRQGRTLYGFGG from the coding sequence atgactgGACGCGGTAAAGGTGGTAAAGGTTTGGGAAAAGGAGGCGCCAAGCGTCATCGCAAAGTTTTGCGTGATAACATCCAAGGTATTACGAAGCCAGCCATTCGTCGATTGGCCCGTCGTGGTGGTGTCAAACGTATTTCCGGTTTGATCTATGAAGAAACCCGTGGTGTTCTGAAAGTTTTCTTGGAAAATGTTATCCGAGATGCAGTCACCTACACGGAACATGCTAAACGTAAGACCGTAACAGCCATGGATGTCGTTTATGCCTTGAAACGACAGGGACGTACATTGTACGGTTTCGGAGGTTAA
- the LOC119075099 gene encoding histone H2A encodes MSGRGKGGKVKGKAKSRSNRAGLQFPVGRIHRLLRKGNYAERVGAGAPVYLAAVMEYLAAEVLELAGNAARDNKKTRIIPRHLQLAIRNDEELNKLLSGVTIAQGGVLPNIQAVLLPKKTEKKA; translated from the coding sequence atgtctggcCGTGGTAAAGGTGGAAAAGTTAAGGGAAAGGCAAAGTCCCGTTCGAACCGTGCCGGATTACAGTTTCCAGTCGGTCGTATTCACCGATTGTTGCGTAAAGGCAACTATGCCGAACGTGTCGGTGCTGGTGCTCCAgtttatttggcagctgtgaTGGAATATTTGGCTGCTGAAGTATTGGAATTGGCTGGTAACGCAGCCCGTGACAACAAGAAGACCAGAATCATTCCACGTCACTTACAGTTGGCCATCCGCAACGACGAAGAATTGAACAAGTTGTTGTCGGGTGTAACCATTGCCCAAGGTGGTGTTCTGCCCAACATTCAGGCAGTTTTGTTGCCGAAAAAGACCGAAAAGAAGGCTTAA
- the LOC119075110 gene encoding histone H2B-like: MPPKTSGKAAKKAGKAQKNISKGDKKKKRKRKESYAIYIYKVLKQVHPDTGISSKAMSIMNSFVNDIFERIAAEASRLAHYNKRSTITSREIQTAVRLLLPGELAKHAVSEGTKAVTKYTSSM, from the coding sequence ATGCCACCAAAGACAAGCGGAAAAGCTGCCAAGAAGGCCGGTAAGGCGCAAAAGAACATTTCGAAAGGcgacaagaagaagaaacgcaAGCGTAAGGAATCTTATGCCATCTACATCTACAAAGTGTTGAAGCAAGTGCATCCAGACACTGGTATTTCGAGCAAAGCCATGAGTATCATGAACAGTTTCGTTAATGATATTTTCGAACGCATTGCTGCCGAAGCATCCCGTTTGGCTCACTACAACAAACGATCGACCATCACCAGTCGGGAAATTCAAACCGCTGTTCGTCTGTTGTTGCCTGGTGAATTGGCCAAGCACGCTGTCAGTGAAGGCACAAAAGCCGTCACCAAATACACCAGCTCCAtgtaa
- the LOC119075106 gene encoding histone H1-like, whose amino-acid sequence MADTAVTEAAPPATSSPAAKKSKTASAASKKPRVKPTHPPTADMVNAAIKSLKERGGSSLQAIKKYITANYKIDAEKLSPFIKKYLKSAVTGGKLIQTKGKGASGSFKLSATVAKSKSESAPKKAAAKPKKAKAATGEKKPKAKKAASPAKKKPAAKSAEKKKKAAAPAKAAKKAGSVKAPKAPKEKSTKPKAAAKKPKTPKPKKAAPAKKAAPKKAAAPKKK is encoded by the coding sequence atGGCCGACACTGCTGTGACCGAAGCTGCTCCCCCAGCTACCTCATCTCCAGCTGCAAAGAAAAGCAAGACTGCTTCTGCTGCATCGAAGAAACCACGAGTGAAGCCAACCCATCCGCCAACAGCCGATATGGTTAATGCTGCTATCAAAAGCCTGAAAGAACGTGGTGGTTCATCGTTGCAGGCAATCAAGAAGTACATCACAGCCAATTACAAGATCGATGCCGAGAAACTATCGCCTTTCATCAAGAAATACCTGAAGAGTGCCGTTACCGGTGGCAAATTGATCCAAACCAAAGGCAAGGGTGCTTCTGGTTCATTCAAACTTTCTGCTACTGTTGCAAAATCAAAGTCCGAATCGGCACCGAAGAAAGCTGCTGCCAAGCCCAAGAAAGCTAAGGCAGCGACCGGTGAAAAGAAACCGAAAGCGAAGAAAGCTGCATCTCCAGCTAAGAAGAAGCCTGCAGCCAAAAGTgctgaaaagaagaagaaagccGCAGCACCAGCTAAAGCAGCAAAGAAGGCTGGTTCCGTGAAGGCACCAAAAGCCCCAAAGGAAAAGTCAACGAAACCGAAAGCTGCCGCTAAAAAGccaaaaacaccaaaacccaaGAAGGCAGCTCCAGCCAAGAAAGCAGCACCAAAGAAGGCAGCTGCAccaaaaaagaagtaa
- the LOC119075109 gene encoding histone H2A — MSGRGKGGKVKGKAKSRSNRAGLQFPVGRIHRLLRKGNYAERVGAGAPVYLAAVMEYLAAEVLELAGNAARDNKKTRIIPRHLQLAIRNDEELNKLLSGVTIAQGGVLPNIQAVLLPKKTEKKA, encoded by the coding sequence atgtctggcCGTGGTAAAGGTGGAAAAGTTAAGGGAAAGGCAAAGTCTCGTTCGAACCGTGCCGGATTACAGTTTCCAGTCGGTCGTATTCACCGATTGTTGCGTAAAGGCAACTATGCCGAACGTGTCGGTGCTGGTGCTCCAgtttatttggcagctgtgaTGGAATATTTGGCTGCTGAAGTATTGGAATTGGCTGGTAACGCAGCCCGTGACAACAAGAAGACCAGAATCATTCCACGTCACTTACAGTTGGCCATCCGCAACGACGAAGAATTGAACAAGTTGTTGTCGGGTGTAACCATTGCCCAAGGTGGTGTTCTGCCCAACATTCAGGCAGTTTTGTTGCCGAAAAAGACCGAAAAGAAGGCTTAA
- the LOC119075113 gene encoding histone H2B-like: MPPKTSGKAAKKAGKAQKNISKGDKKKKRKRKESYAIYIYKVLKQVHPDTGISSKAMSIMNSFVNDIFERIAAEASRLAHYNKRSTITSREIQTAVRLLLPGELAKHAVSEGTKAVTKYTSSK, encoded by the coding sequence ATGCCACCAAAGACAAGCGGAAAAGCTGCCAAGAAGGCCGGTAAGGCGCAAAAGAACATTTCGAAAGGcgacaagaagaagaaacgcaAGCGTAAGGAATCTTATGCCATCTACATCTACAAAGTGTTGAAGCAAGTGCATCCAGACACTGGTATTTCGAGCAAAGCCATGAGTATCATGAACAGTTTCGTTAATGATATTTTCGAACGCATTGCTGCCGAAGCATCCCGTTTGGCTCACTACAACAAACGATCGACCATCACCAGTCGGGAAATTCAAACCGCTGTTCGTCTGTTGTTGCCTGGTGAATTGGCCAAGCACGCTGTCAGTGAAGGCACAAAAGCCGTCACCAAATACACCAGCTCCAagtaa
- the LOC119075107 gene encoding histone H1-like produces the protein MADTAVTEAAPPATSSPAAKKSKTASAASKKPRVKPTHPPTADMVNAAIKSLKERGGSSLQAIKKYITANYKIDAEKLSPFIKKYLKSAVTGGKLIQTKGKGASGSFKLSATVAKSKSESAPKKAAAKPKKAKAATGEKKPKAKKAASPAKKKPAAKSAEKKKKAAAPAKAAKKAGSVKAPKAPKEKSTKPKAAAKKPKTPKPKKAAPAKKAAPKKAAAPKKK, from the coding sequence atGGCCGACACTGCTGTGACCGAAGCTGCTCCCCCAGCTACCTCATCTCCAGCTGCAAAGAAAAGCAAGACTGCTTCTGCTGCATCGAAGAAACCACGAGTGAAGCCAACCCATCCGCCAACAGCCGATATGGTTAATGCTGCTATCAAAAGCCTGAAAGAACGTGGTGGCTCATCGTTGCAGGCAATCAAGAAGTACATCACAGCCAATTACAAGATCGATGCCGAGAAACTATCGCCTTTCATCAAGAAATACCTGAAGAGTGCCGTTACCGGTGGCAAATTGATCCAAACCAAAGGCAAGGGTGCTTCTGGTTCATTCAAACTTTCTGCTACTGTTGCAAAATCAAAGTCCGAATCGGCACCGAAGAAAGCTGCTGCCAAGCCCAAGAAAGCTAAGGCAGCGACCGGTGAAAAGAAACCGAAAGCGAAGAAAGCTGCATCTCCAGCTAAGAAGAAGCCTGCAGCCAAAAGTgctgaaaagaagaagaaagccGCAGCACCAGCTAAAGCAGCAAAGAAGGCTGGTTCCGTGAAGGCACCAAAAGCCCCAAAGGAAAAGTCAACGAAACCGAAAGCTGCCGCTAAAAAGccaaaaacaccaaaacccaaGAAGGCAGCTCCAGCCAAGAAAGCAGCACCAAAGAAGGCAGCTGCAccaaaaaagaagtaa